AATGAGCCAATTGAATGTGTTTCAATATAAACCTCCATGTTATTTTGTTTGCAGTTTACTTTTATTATAATGCCCTCACTGGTGTTATCTACTTTTAAACTCTCACAGATTTCTTCCTTTGAAGGAATATTCATCTTAAATCTAACTTTCATCATCTCCCTCAAAATTAATTTTTAGTCCTCTTCTTTTTAACTCTTCATAAACTTCTTTTGGAACTTTTGGACATTCTAATGCCTTCATGGCTTTTTCTCTACTTATTAAACCAAACCTCACCATTGCGGATATTCTATCAAACTCAAAACTAAACCCGTATTTTTTATAAAATCTTTCCAATGCAACGCCCAATACCAAACAGTTTGTTGTATAACCTCCTAAATTTGGTTTTTTCCATGGAAGTTTTTTTAATATATTATACCTTTCTTCTTCTGTTAATCTGTAGGGAGCCAACAACCTAACCATTTTTATTCCTTCCTTCATTTCCCTAATTGCAGTGGTTCCAAATGGAAGTTCATGACCTGTTATAATAACATCAATGTCCATAAGTTTTGCAATCCTCCAAATTTCTCTCATATTCCACTCAGAACATTTCCTACATGGGGATTCTCCTTTGTTCAATGCCTCTTCAAATAATTTGGTGTAATCTCTCTGTAATACAATCCAGTCAACTCCCAAATGTCTTGTTACATTGTAGCAATTTTCTATTGCTTCTTTTGCAAGGTATTTGTTATCTACTGTGACGCAGAGAGGATTTAAATTGAATTTTTCTTTAGCCAAATACAATGCCACAACACTGTCCTTTCCTCCAGAGAGGGCAACGATGCAGTGGTATCTTTTGTTTATTCTTTTTTTGCTTAAGAACTCTTCAACTTCCTTTTTCATTTTTTCAAAATCCCTTGGATATTTTAAAGTTACTATGCACTCTTTGCATAACTTTTTTCCTTCGTAATCGTATATCTTTCTTGTTTTGCTTGTATGGAGACACATTTCACATTTAACCTCTTCCATGCTATCACGTTTTTTATGTAATTAAAAATTAAAATACAACAAAATTTAAATACTTTGATTACTTTAAAATTTTGTGGATTTTTTATAGAGCAATGTTATTAAAGTTATTAAAAAAAGTTATTAAAAATAGATGACTTGAAACTATTAATATAACAATATCACTTTTTTAGTATTTATAGTCGTTTGTGTTATGAGTGGAGTCATAATTATCTAATGAAATTTACAAATTATTTATTGTTCTTTTGAAATTTTATCGTGATAGAATAAGTGCAAAGAATTCCAAAAACGACTATATTTTTTATAGTTAAAGACAATTTAAAATTTTTAAGATTTAAAGTTAATTTGGTGAGATTATGGTTGAACTTCTATCACCTGCAAGGGATTTGGCATGTTTAACAGCGGCAATAAAGAATGGGGCAGATGCAGTATATTGTGGATTGAAAGATTTGAATATGAGAATAACTGCTAAGAACTTTGAAAGAGATGAGTTAAAAGAAGGAGTTAAATTTGCACATGACAATAATAAAAAACTCTATCTATGCACGAACACCGTAATTTATGAAAATGACTTAAAGAAATTGGAGGAGATTTTTGATTTTGCAAATAGTGTTGAGGTTGATGCTGTAATCGTTAGTGATTTGGGAGCGATGCAATTAGCGAGAGAGTATGGTTTAAAGGTTCATGCAAGCGTTCAGTGCAATATAACAAATTCATTGGCAGCAAAGTTTTACTCAAAATTTGCAAAGAGAGTTATTTTATCAAGAGAACTTACATTAAACCAAATTAAGGAAATTAGGGAAAATTTAAGGAAGGATGGCATTAATTTGGAGTTGGAAGGGTTTGTTCATGGGGCGTTGTGTGTTGCTGTAAGTGGGAGATGTTTTTTAAGTTCTTATCTATTCAATAGACACGCAAATTGTGGGGATTGTTTGCAGCCATGTAGGAGAAAGTGGAAACTCATAAATGAGCATGTTGATGGAACTCATGAAGTTGTTTGTGAGGGCAAGTATCTTTTATCACCAAAGGACTTGTGTATGATTGAGTACATCCCTCAACTTATGGAAGTTTTAGATTGCTTTAAGATTGAAGGGAGAGCAAAGAATGCTGATTATGTTATGAGAGTAACAAAGATTTATAGAGAAGCAATAGATTCTGTTTTAGATGGAACATACAAAGAAAAATTACCTTATTTTAAAAAGGAACTTGAAAAGGTATATAATAGGGGTTATGATACTGGGTTCTATTTCAGAGATATTAACAAATCTCACGATTTCCAATATGAAAAGGAAGGCAATATTTCCAAATACAAAAAAATTGAAGTTGGAAGAGTAGTGAATTACTACAAGAAGATTGGAGTTGCGGAGATTAAACTTATAAATGATTTGAGAGTTGGAGACACGATTCTAATCATTGGTAAAACCACAGGTTGTGTGGAGGAGGTTGTAAAATCAATGCAAATAAACCATAAAAATGTTGAAATTGGTAGGAAAGGAGAAAATGTTGGAGTAAAGTTGAATCATGTTGTTAGAGAGGGGGATAAAGTATTTGTTCTACTTCCATCCCACAATGGCTGATTTTATCCCAAGATATCCACAATCATACCATCCTTCATTTTTACAATTTTTGTAGCATATTTTGTATATTCCAACTCATGAGTAACCATTACTATTGTTATTCCTTCATCATGGAGATTTTTTAATATATCCATTATCTGCTGGCTTCTTTTACTATCTAAGTTTCCTGTTGGTTCATCAGCAAATATTATTTTTGGATTATTGGCTAAAGCCCTTGCTATGGCAACTCTTTGCTGCTGCCCACCACTTAACTGATAAGGATAATAATACAACCTGTCACCTAAATCAACAGATTCAAGTAGTTGTTTTGCCCTTCTTTTTCTATAATTCTTGCTGTATCCTTCAAGCATCATTGGAAGTTCCACATTTTCTAAGGCAGTTAGTGAATTTATTAAATAAAACTGTTGAAATATAAAACCACTTATCTTCCTTCTAAATCTGGCTCTCTCATTTTCACTCATTCTTGTAGTTTTTTTGTTGTTTATGTATAGATTTCCTTTATCTGGAGTATCTAACAATCCCAAGATATTTAATAAAGTAGATTTACCACAACCACTTGGACCTATTATTGCTACAAACTCACCCTCTTCTATCTTTAAATTAATGCCCTTTAAAACTACTGTCTTAGCCTCTCCTTTTCCATAAGATTTCCATATATTCTCTGCCTCAATAAATGACATCATGGACCCCTTAATGTTTCTATAGGATCTAATTTTGCCCCTTTTCTTGCAGGGAAAAATCCACTAACAATCCCAACAATAAATGAAAACAATAAAACCCCAACAATCAACTCCCATGATATCCAAGCCTTAACCATTCCATAACCCATATTCTTAGCAGCAATTTCTATGATTTTGGCTATAATTAATCCAATAACCAACCCTATTATTCCCCCAAATAAACCTAAAAATCCAGATTCCACCATAAATATTGCTAAGATTGTTGTAGTTTCTGCTCCAAGGGCCTTTAAGATACCAATGTCTTTCCTTCTTTCAAGTATGCTCATATACATGGTGTTTGATATTCCAACAGCACCAACCAATAGAGATATCCCTGCAATCCCAACCACAAATAAAGTTAGCACATCCAATATTCCCCCTAAGGATTTGGCAAGTTGGTCTGATGTCAAGACACTAAAATCATCATTTCCTATGGATTTTTTTAATGCATTTTTTATATCTTCTACAACTTTTTTTACATCTTCTCCTTTTTTCACCTTTACCATCATATAGTTATACTCTCCCTTTTTGTTTAGCAATTCTTCACCAACTTTTAGTGGAATTATTATTATATTATCATCTTGAGGATTACCAACCTGATTCATAATTCCAACAATTCTAAACCTCTTACCATTTATAACAATCCTATCCCCAACCTTTAATTTTTTACTAAATAGATTATTTGCCACACCATAACCAACAACACATTTATACTTATCTCCATCTGATAACCATCTACCTTTCTCAATACCATAACCTCCAACATCCTCATAAACTGACTTTAATGCCGAAGGTTCAGCATAAAATAGGTTTGCAAATCTCTCTTCCCTACCAAATTTAACATTCATCCCACCATACCAACCATACAAAACCTTATCCACACCTTTAACATCCATAACTGCTTTAACATCTTTATATTTAAAATAGTGCATTGGTGGAACTCCAAAATGTTTTATTGGAAGTATCTGTATTTTGTTTGCTCCTAATTTTGATGTTTCTTCTTGGATGTAATTTTGGACACCATAGCCCAATGAGATTAGGCTAACC
The sequence above is a segment of the Methanotorris igneus Kol 5 genome. Coding sequences within it:
- a CDS encoding KEOPS complex subunit Pcc1, translating into MKVRFKMNIPSKEEICESLKVDNTSEGIIIKVNCKQNNMEVYIETHSIGSLKNALDDLFVNYSMGESIVKIARD
- a CDS encoding ABC transporter permease, with the protein product MKFIDIIAFAGKNLTKKKTQSILTIIGIVIGITAMVSLISLGYGVQNYIQEETSKLGANKIQILPIKHFGVPPMHYFKYKDVKAVMDVKGVDKVLYGWYGGMNVKFGREERFANLFYAEPSALKSVYEDVGGYGIEKGRWLSDGDKYKCVVGYGVANNLFSKKLKVGDRIVINGKRFRIVGIMNQVGNPQDDNIIIIPLKVGEELLNKKGEYNYMMVKVKKGEDVKKVVEDIKNALKKSIGNDDFSVLTSDQLAKSLGGILDVLTLFVVGIAGISLLVGAVGISNTMYMSILERRKDIGILKALGAETTTILAIFMVESGFLGLFGGIIGLVIGLIIAKIIEIAAKNMGYGMVKAWISWELIVGVLLFSFIVGIVSGFFPARKGAKLDPIETLRGP
- a CDS encoding ABC transporter ATP-binding protein, which codes for MSFIEAENIWKSYGKGEAKTVVLKGINLKIEEGEFVAIIGPSGCGKSTLLNILGLLDTPDKGNLYINNKKTTRMSENERARFRRKISGFIFQQFYLINSLTALENVELPMMLEGYSKNYRKRRAKQLLESVDLGDRLYYYPYQLSGGQQQRVAIARALANNPKIIFADEPTGNLDSKRSQQIMDILKNLHDEGITIVMVTHELEYTKYATKIVKMKDGMIVDILG
- a CDS encoding phosphoadenosine phosphosulfate reductase domain-containing protein; the protein is MEEVKCEMCLHTSKTRKIYDYEGKKLCKECIVTLKYPRDFEKMKKEVEEFLSKKRINKRYHCIVALSGGKDSVVALYLAKEKFNLNPLCVTVDNKYLAKEAIENCYNVTRHLGVDWIVLQRDYTKLFEEALNKGESPCRKCSEWNMREIWRIAKLMDIDVIITGHELPFGTTAIREMKEGIKMVRLLAPYRLTEEERYNILKKLPWKKPNLGGYTTNCLVLGVALERFYKKYGFSFEFDRISAMVRFGLISREKAMKALECPKVPKEVYEELKRRGLKINFEGDDES
- a CDS encoding U32 family peptidase; the protein is MVELLSPARDLACLTAAIKNGADAVYCGLKDLNMRITAKNFERDELKEGVKFAHDNNKKLYLCTNTVIYENDLKKLEEIFDFANSVEVDAVIVSDLGAMQLAREYGLKVHASVQCNITNSLAAKFYSKFAKRVILSRELTLNQIKEIRENLRKDGINLELEGFVHGALCVAVSGRCFLSSYLFNRHANCGDCLQPCRRKWKLINEHVDGTHEVVCEGKYLLSPKDLCMIEYIPQLMEVLDCFKIEGRAKNADYVMRVTKIYREAIDSVLDGTYKEKLPYFKKELEKVYNRGYDTGFYFRDINKSHDFQYEKEGNISKYKKIEVGRVVNYYKKIGVAEIKLINDLRVGDTILIIGKTTGCVEEVVKSMQINHKNVEIGRKGENVGVKLNHVVREGDKVFVLLPSHNG